One window of Treponema primitia ZAS-1 genomic DNA carries:
- the cas1e gene encoding type I-E CRISPR-associated endonuclease Cas1e, whose amino-acid sequence MSDTASENTAVHPEEQKREGQRLFIKITRESLPQIKDKYPFLYLERGRLEIDDSSVKWIDSEGNVIRLPIATINTILLGPGTSITHEAVKVMAAANCTVCWVGEDSLLFYAVGQSPTANTRNFRTQMIAASDKKAQTEVARRMFFRRFPTADLSGKSLKEMMGMEGYRVRELYEQKAKEYGCGWKGRSYIPGKFELGDLTNKILTAMNAALYGLLTSAIYGMGYSPHIGFIHTGSPLPFVYDMADIYKEKLCIDLAFSLTIKMGGLYNRHKVSDEFRKRIIEMKLLEQIGDDIPDFLVGGKDAGSDSQ is encoded by the coding sequence ATGAGTGACACCGCTTCCGAAAACACCGCTGTTCATCCGGAAGAACAAAAAAGGGAAGGACAGCGGCTCTTTATTAAAATCACCCGGGAAAGCCTGCCTCAAATAAAGGATAAATATCCCTTTCTTTATCTTGAACGGGGCAGGCTTGAAATTGATGACAGCAGTGTTAAGTGGATAGATAGTGAAGGCAATGTTATCAGGCTTCCCATCGCTACCATCAATACGATCCTGCTTGGCCCGGGAACCAGCATCACCCATGAAGCGGTAAAGGTTATGGCTGCGGCAAACTGTACCGTATGCTGGGTAGGCGAAGACAGCTTGTTATTCTACGCGGTTGGTCAGAGTCCAACGGCTAATACCAGAAACTTCAGAACCCAGATGATCGCGGCTTCGGATAAAAAAGCCCAGACCGAAGTTGCCCGTCGTATGTTTTTCCGCCGATTTCCCACTGCTGATTTATCAGGAAAATCCCTGAAAGAAATGATGGGCATGGAAGGGTACCGGGTTCGGGAGCTCTATGAGCAAAAAGCAAAAGAATATGGTTGCGGTTGGAAGGGTCGCAGTTATATTCCCGGAAAATTTGAACTGGGAGATTTAACTAATAAAATCCTTACCGCCATGAATGCCGCTTTATACGGACTTCTTACATCGGCAATATATGGTATGGGGTATTCTCCCCATATTGGGTTTATTCATACAGGAAGCCCTCTACCCTTTGTTTATGATATGGCTGACATTTATAAAGAAAAGCTATGCATCGATCTTGCCTTCTCCTTGACCATAAAAATGGGCGGGTTGTATAATAGACATAAAGTTTCCGATGAATTCAGAAAACGGATAATTGAAATGAAATTAT